A single genomic interval of Desulfonatronum sp. SC1 harbors:
- a CDS encoding twin-arginine translocation signal domain-containing protein: MKAMIGSLKIHLTRRDFMKFSGGAVGIAHHFGMRVLHDPPAAERQGNVRQ; encoded by the coding sequence ATGAAGGCGATGATAGGTTCGTTGAAGATCCATTTGACGAGACGTGATTTCATGAAATTTTCCGGTGGTGCGGTGGGCATTGCGCATCACTTCGGCATGCGGGTGCTGCACGATCCTCCTGCTGCTGAACGGCAAGGAAACGTACGGCAATGA